A single Micromonospora luteifusca DNA region contains:
- the dnaB gene encoding replicative DNA helicase, producing MSVTDDMRAEPRSGGGQPPAQRDGQFDKTPPQDVAAEQCVLGGMLLSKDAIADVVEILKTNDFYRPVHATIFDIILDIYGRGEPADSITVAAALADSGDLVRIGGAPYLHTLIASVPTAANAAYYARIVSERAVLRRLVEAGTKIVQLGYGTASGGSRDVDDVVDLAQQAVYDVTERRVSEDFAILADMLQPTLDEIEAVGATGGMMTGVPTGFSDLDRLLNGLHAGQLIIVAGRPGLGKSTASMDFARNAAIRANQAAAIFSLEMSKVEIVMRLLSAEARVPLHVLRSGQLSDDDWTKLARCMGEISEAPLFVDDTPSMNLMEIRAKARRLKQRHDLKMIVVDYLQLMTSPKRTESRQQEVADLSRGLKLLAKEVECPVIAVSQLNRGPEQRTDKRPQLSDLRESGSIEQDADVVILLHRDDYYDKESPRAGEADFIVAKHRNGPTDTVTVAAQLHLSRFVDMAIG from the coding sequence GCGTCCTCGGCGGCATGCTGCTCTCCAAGGACGCCATCGCCGACGTCGTCGAGATCCTCAAGACCAACGACTTCTACCGGCCGGTGCACGCCACCATCTTCGACATCATCCTCGACATCTACGGCCGGGGTGAGCCCGCCGACTCGATCACGGTCGCGGCGGCGCTCGCCGACTCCGGCGATCTGGTACGCATCGGCGGCGCGCCCTACCTGCACACCCTCATCGCCAGCGTGCCGACCGCGGCGAACGCGGCCTACTACGCGCGCATCGTCAGCGAACGCGCGGTGCTGCGGCGGCTGGTCGAGGCCGGCACCAAGATCGTGCAACTGGGCTACGGCACCGCCAGCGGCGGCAGCCGCGATGTCGACGACGTCGTGGACCTCGCCCAGCAGGCCGTCTACGACGTCACCGAACGTCGGGTCAGCGAGGACTTCGCGATCCTCGCCGACATGTTGCAGCCGACGCTCGACGAGATCGAGGCGGTCGGGGCGACGGGCGGCATGATGACCGGCGTGCCGACCGGCTTCAGCGACCTGGACCGGCTGCTCAACGGCCTGCACGCCGGGCAGTTGATCATCGTGGCGGGCAGGCCCGGTCTCGGAAAATCGACCGCTAGCATGGACTTTGCCCGAAATGCCGCCATTCGCGCCAACCAGGCGGCCGCGATCTTCTCGCTGGAAATGAGCAAGGTCGAGATCGTCATGCGGCTGCTCTCCGCCGAGGCGCGGGTGCCGCTGCACGTGCTGCGTAGCGGTCAGCTCTCCGACGACGACTGGACCAAACTGGCCCGGTGCATGGGCGAGATCAGCGAAGCGCCGCTCTTCGTCGACGACACGCCGAGCATGAACCTGATGGAGATCCGGGCCAAGGCTCGGCGGCTCAAGCAGCGGCACGATCTCAAAATGATCGTGGTCGACTATCTCCAGCTGATGACCTCACCGAAGCGCACCGAGAGTCGCCAGCAGGAGGTCGCTGACCTGTCCCGTGGCCTGAAGCTCCTGGCCAAGGAGGTCGAGTGCCCGGTCATCGCGGTCAGCCAGCTGAACCGTGGCCCCGAGCAGCGCACCGACAAGCGACCCCAGCTGTCCGATTTGCGTGAGTCGGGCTCCATTGAGCAGGACGCCGACGTCGTCATCCTTCTCCACCGCGACGACTACTACGACAAGGAGTCGCCGCGGGCGGGGGAGGCGGATTTTATTGTTGCCAAGCATCGAAATGGCCCGACCGACACGGTGACCGTCGCGGCCCAGCTACACCTGTCCCGCTTCGTGGACATGGCCATCGGCTGA